The following are encoded in a window of Aerococcus sanguinicola genomic DNA:
- a CDS encoding pseudouridine synthase gives MRLDKLIANYTLLSRKEAKQAIKKGRVQVNGQTLKKVDQHLDPDRDQVSLDGESVRYQPFIYFILHKPGGYLSTTKDGQTAIVTDLLPQDLVQIYDPFPVGRLDKDTEGLLLITNDGQLSHDLLSPRKKVDKEYYAEIAGIVTADDQEAFASGLAIDQGETCLPAELFIDQVDLDSGRSQIRLILHEGKFHQVKRMFQAVGKEVTYLKRLRMGGLRLDPNLDRGDYQEVDKASLLALLHLDETEATASQRKEDQK, from the coding sequence ATGCGCTTAGATAAATTAATTGCTAATTACACGCTCTTGAGCCGCAAGGAGGCCAAGCAAGCCATCAAAAAAGGGCGCGTCCAAGTGAACGGTCAGACGCTTAAAAAAGTTGACCAACATTTGGATCCAGACCGGGACCAGGTCAGCTTGGATGGGGAGAGCGTCCGCTACCAACCCTTCATTTATTTTATCTTGCACAAGCCAGGCGGTTATTTGTCCACGACTAAGGACGGGCAGACAGCCATTGTTACCGATCTTCTGCCCCAAGACCTGGTCCAAATCTACGATCCCTTTCCTGTGGGGCGCTTGGATAAGGACACGGAAGGCCTGCTTTTGATCACGAATGATGGCCAGCTCAGCCATGACCTCCTGTCCCCACGCAAGAAGGTGGACAAGGAATACTATGCGGAAATTGCAGGTATCGTGACTGCTGACGACCAGGAGGCTTTTGCTTCCGGTTTGGCCATCGACCAAGGAGAAACTTGCCTGCCCGCGGAACTCTTTATTGACCAGGTCGACCTGGATTCTGGGAGGAGCCAGATTCGTCTCATCCTCCACGAAGGGAAGTTCCACCAGGTCAAGCGGATGTTCCAAGCGGTCGGTAAGGAAGTGACCTATCTCAAGCGACTCCGCATGGGCGGCTTGCGCTTAGACCCTAATCTGGACCGGGGAGACTACCAGGAAGTGGACAAGGCCAGCCTCCTCGCTTTACTCCACTTAGATGAAACTGAGGCCACGGCCTCGCAAAGAAAGGAAGACCAGAAATGA